The genome window CAAAGCGAAATTGCAGTGCGATATTCTGATAATCAGATGTGCCTTTCGATGGAATACCATAAATCTGGTGGTGATCGCTGATTGCGAATCCCTGAGTCATGTGTCCGAAAACCCGGAGTTTGGACTGGCTATACAGCGGATTACAAAGCAAAAGAGCGAGTAAAAGTTGTGAAATTCGTAATTTTATCATGACTCAACCGGTACTTTATAAATTTTTCAAACATTTGTACCAATACATAATCGTGTCTTTCAATTGAAAATTAAGATTAGAATTCAGGTTTTTGCATTGTTCCATTTCCATTGATTCACCACCTGCGAAATCTTATATTGGCCACATATGACGCGACATATACGTTAAACAGGAGGTAATTATGGACTTGACAAAACAGATGCAACGGGTAGCGGTTGTCGGTGCTGGCGGAAAAATGGGCAGCGGTATTTCGTTGCTTTTGGCGCAGGAAATGACCCTGCAATCGCTGCAATCGGAGCATGTTGGCACAAATTTTCAATTAGCATTAATGGATATCAGCGCAGATGCGTTAGATGGATTGCAACAATATCTCGCCAAACAGACGAACAAATTTGCACAGAAAAATAGCGAATTGCTGACGGAATACTTTCCCGGTGATGATGCGACATCAATTGCAGAAAAATTTGTTGCAAAAATGCAATCGCTGCTGCGCCCGGTAACCGATTTATCGGAAATCAGCAATCAGCAAATAATTTTTGAAGCCGTATTGGAAAAACTGGATCTGAAAGTCAATATTTTCAATCAGTTAAAGCAATCCAATCCGGATGCGTATTTCATGAGCAACACCTCCTCCATTCCCATTCACGAGCTGGATGCGATTGTCGGAATGGGTGGGCGGATCATCGGTTTCCATTTTTACAACCCACCGGCAATCCAGAAGCTGGTGGAGCTGATTATCCCGGAAAAAGTGGATCCCAAACTGCCGGAGCTTTCCAAAGCGATCGGTAAAAAACTGCGCAAAATCATTGTGCCATCCAATGATATTGCCGGATTTATCGGGAATGGGCATTTCATGCGCGACGGGTTGCATGGCATTCATGAAGCCGAGCATCTAATGAAAGAAGGCATGAGTTTCCCGCAGGCAATTTATACCGTCAACCGCATCAGCCAGGATTTTTTGCTGCGCCCGATGGGCATTTTTCAACTGATTGATTATGTGGGTCTGGATATTTTCCAGAGCATTTTGAAAATTATGAACCCGCATTTTCCCAAAGAAACGCTCCACAGCCGGTTGATCGACGGGCTTGTGGCAGCCGGTGTAAAAGGCGGGCAATTTTCCGATGGCAGCCAAAAAGATGGTTTTCTGAAATACGAAGGCGGCAAAGTTGTGGGTGTTTACGACAATGCTCAACAAAAATATTTGTCGATACATGAGGGGCGCTGGCAGGAAGTTATCGATTCGCAGATTGGCGAACTGCCGGAAAGCCACGAACCGTGGAAAACTTTGCTCAAAGATGTAGATCGCGATGGGAAATTACAGCGTTATTTTAGCGATCTTTCCGAAAGCCGGACGCTGGGTGCCAAACTGGCGATCAATTATTTGAAACATTCCAAATCGATTGGTGAACATCTCGTAAGCTGTGGCGTTGCCGACAGCGCGGATGATGTGAACAGCGTTCTGATGAACGGATTTTTCCATCTCTACGGACCGGTGAATTCGTTCGTTTAATTCCAGAAGTTACAATTTTTTTACGTTCAGAAAAGGCAGGGCAAAACCCTGCCTTTTTTGTTTTTGAGAGTTTATGCGAATTTTGTAGATTTACAGATTCACCAAAAACTCAACAAAAGGATACCGACCGGATGAGTTGGTTTATTGGCGCATTTCCAAACGGAAACGGGATAATTTCCAAAGAATTCTTTTTGCAAAAAACAGCGTTTTTGCCCGAACACCGATTGAAAATTTGCACCAAACAACTTTGCCTGATTGCCGGTGGCATCGCAGAAACTTGCCAGTTTTCTGTTGCTGCGGATGAAACATCCGGCTGGTTGCGGCAGGTGTTGGCATTCATTTTGTCGATGGATTGCCAACATTGATGACCGGCGCAGATTGGTCAACTGTTTTTGCCGGAGCTGAGACGGATTTGTCATCGCTCAACGGGCATTTTGCCGCAATTGGCTGGCAAAACCGACGCATCCGTTTTTTCACTGATCCGCTGGGGTTGCGCAACATTTTTTCCGGGAAATTGATGGCGTCATGTGGTTTGCAAGTCGCATCGACTGGTTGGCAGGTATAAAAGCGGTTGCAAAATCGAATTGGAAACATTCAGTGCGCACTGGCTGTTGATTAATCAATTGTCGCAGGAAAGCGGTGTAACCGGTGTTCGGCGGCTTTGCCAGGGCGGTATCGCAACGGCTGAACCGGGAAAGTTCACGCTGACAAACCACGAATGGTTGCCGGATAAATCGCAAAATTTTTCCGAAAAATCGATGCCGGATTTATTGCGCGATTTTACTGTTTACGCTCGGCGGGGAAAAACGCTGTCGCTGGGGTTGTCCGGCGGGCTGGATTCGCGGGTGCTGCTGGCACAGTTGCTCAACCAACCGAAAAATGATTGGGCTGTACACCTTTAATGTTCCGGAGCACCCGGATCGAAAGATTGCCGGTAACATCGCTTCAGCATTGGCATCCCGCAAACGGTAATCCCCGCTTTTTCCCCGATACCGAAAAGATTTTTGAAATACTAAAAAACTATGTTGGGCAAACTCGATTGTCATCGCCGGCATCTGGGTTTGTTAATGTTCAATTTACAGCTATTTACACCACCTCGGAAAAATCGTTATCGATGGCGGTTCGGGCGAAATTGCCCGGCGACGCTATCTGAACATGCTGCTGCTGCGGGGTAAAACAGCGCTGCTGAATGGCAATGTTTCGCAAATTTTGCCGTTTTTGCATGTGCATCGCGCCAATATTTTACTGCGAAGTTCAGTTACAACTGGAAAACAGCCTTGCTGGCGAACTGGAAAATGTGTGGTCCCAGATGCCAGATATCCGGCATTTTGGTGTGGAAAACTGGCTGGATTTGTTCGCCATCCGCACCCGATTTCCCAATTTTGCAGCCTGGAGCAAAGCCGGTCAGATAGTGAACTGGTGAATTTCATGCCGTTTGTGCAACCGGCATTTCTCCAAAAATGTTCGAGACACCGGTTCGCGAACGGGATAACGGGCGAATGTTCCGCAAAATTATCCGCGAAAATTATCCATCGCTGACCCGTTTTTCACTCGTGAAAGATGGCATCGTTTATCCGTATCCGTTTAAAACCATTTCTGCATCGCTGTGGATGAAAGGAAAACGCAAATTTGGGAAAGTGTATGTCGAGCAAAATACAATTCATTTGCTAACTGCGATTGAGCCACAAATTCGCGGTTTGCTGGATTCCGCAACGGTGCGACAGAGTAATTTTTATGATTATCAGATGTTGCAACAGATTGTTGATGGGTTTTACAGCGGCGATCAGCGCCATGCCAAAGCTTTGGATTGGTGGCTGGCTTTCGAGCTGTATCGGCAGCAAATTGAGCAAACAATGTAATGCATATTTTGCACTTTGGCGCAAAAAGGTAATTTTTACATCATTTTCCGCAACAAAATTTCGAATCAATTTTATTCTCATAAACATTTATTTATAAAGCAATTAGCGGCATGCTTTTTTGTGCCGGAATGTTGTGGCATGTCAATTGTTTTAATTAGAGCATACTAATTTTTTTAACGGTAAAACTATTGCTAAATTTTCGGAGGCTCTTTTGAAACAATCTTTGACAGGAAACATTTTCCGGATGTTCAGTATTTTCTGCTGCATTTCTTTGCCGATGGTTGCCCAGGTTTGGACAATTCAAAACAGTGGCGTATCCGATCAGCTCAAAAGCGTTCACTTTGTCAGCAATTCTGAAGGCTGGGTTTGCGGCGATAACGGGGCATTGTTGCACACGGTAAACGCCGGTGAAACATGGTCCCGCGTTGCGGTTTTCAGCAGTGATCTGCACGAAGTTGCGTTTTTGGATGCGCAAACCGGCATCGTTTCCGGTGATGACGGGGCAATTTTGCGCACAACCGATGGCGGCGCAAACTGGAGCATTGTTAATAGCGGCACCAGTTCGCAATTGCGTGGCTGCGGTTGGGGTGCGGATGGCATTGCCTGGGCAGCAGGTCGTGATGGCGTGTTGCTAAAATCGACAGATTTTGGAGCAACCTGGACCCTTCAGCAAAGCGGCACAACCAACCGGATTCGCTCGATCGTGGGATACGGCAGCACTCACGCATGGGCAGTCGGCAACGATGGATTGATTCGCAGCACAGCAAATGGCAACAGTTGGGCAGCCCAAAACAGCCCGGTTTCGGACAATCTCGAAGATGTTCAATTTATCAACACCAACGTGGGATTTGTTTCCGGCAGCGGCACAGTGCTGTTTACCGATAACGGCGGCGCAACCTGGGCAGTTCGTGGCAGTGGCGTCAGCGGCGAAACCAACGGATTGTATTTTACGGACGAATCCAACGGCTGGGTTGTGAATGAAATGGGGCAAATTTTCCACACAACCAACGGCGGCGTAACCTGGGCAACAGAAACAACCGGCACTTCCGGTATATTAAATGATGTGTTTGTTGCAGCCAACGGCGCTGGTTGGGCGGTTGGCGATAACGGCGTCATTTTGAAACATGCGCCACTCACCGGAATTGATGATGAGCCGGAAACCGCCGTTCGCGAAAATAAACTGGCTCAAAATTACCCGAATCCGTTCAATCCCGCGACAACAATTGCATTTAATTTGGCCAGTTATCAAAAGGTGCAATTAACCGTTTACAACATTGCCGGTCAACAGGTGGCGGAATTGATCAATCAACCGTTGATTGCGGGCGCGCATTCGGTTACCTTTTCCGGGGAAAACTTGCCTTCCGGGGTTTATTTTTACGAACTTCGTGCCGGCAGTTTTAACGAAATTAAAAAAATGATGCTGGTGAAATAAACCGGTCGATTATTTATGGAACAATATTTGCAAATCCAAACATGGTAACGTAATCCGGTGACACTTTGTATACCGGATTAACGGTTTTAATAACGATTAACAACAATGATGCAGCCTGTGAAGAATACGCACACGAAAACCCAACGCGACTGGTTTAAAATTGGTTTGAAAATAGTTTATGTAATTTCGTTATCAATTTACGCATACTATTTGATAGACGGATTGGGATTTTACCAACTACCGTTTCAGGAACGTCCGCATCACGAGGCATACCGGAATTTGCGGTCCGCCGGATTGCGCGGGCACGGTTTTGGCATTATCGGTTCGCTGATGATGACGTTGATGCTCCTGTATTCTGTTCGGAAACGAACCAACTGGTTTGGCAAATGGGGCGCGATCAGCCGTTGGTTGGATGTGCATATTTATCTCGGGATCATGGGACCACTACTGGTCATTTTGCATACTACCTTTAAGTTGAACGGCATTGTTGCGGTTAGCTTCTGGTCGATGATCGCGGTTTCCGGCAGCGGAATTTTGGGGAGATATTTGTATTTGCAAATTCCCCGGAACCGGCGCGGAGACGAACTCAGCCTGAAAGAAATTGAATCGCTCGATCAGGAATTTTCGGAAGAACTTTCCCGCGAACTGGGGCTGAAAAACGGTAAGCTTGCCCGGCTTCAGGAAATTGCCGGTGTGCAAAATGTAAACAAAGATGCCGGGTTGTTCAGTTTGCTGATGGGCATGCTCCGGTTCGACCTGTTCAGCTTTTTTCGTAAATACCGGCAGCAGCGGATGTTGCGGAAAGAATTCCAGCTGGACAGCCAGCAATTGAAAGCCGCAATCGAAATTTTGCATCGCAAACAATTGCTGGAACGCCGGATTTTACTGCTCAATCATGTTCAGCGGCTGTTCCATTATTGGCATGTGTTTCACAAGCCATTCGCGATTTTAATGTTTCTGATCATGATTTTACATATCGGCGTGGCAGTTTGGTTGGGTTACACATGGATTTTTTGACGCACTTCCGACAGCAGTGGACTCGGAGCGAACTCGAAGGGCAGATGCTAATTTTCATTTTCTTTATCAACGTTACGTAAAAAGGGAGTTTGACCATTCAATCAGCATGCATCTGGCAGCACATATTTTTTCGGTTTTGGCGAATCGTTTTTTTGTGGAATGTTTTTGCAGCAACCTTCGCAATTGCGCAGCTTTCGCCGGGCGATCTGCACCAGTCTCACGCCAAATTAGAGGGGTTGAGCAATTGCACCAAATGCCATTCCAGCGGCGCACAAATCGATCTGGGAAAATGTCTCGATTGTCATAAATTGCTAAAACAGCGCATCGATTCGAACAAAGGGTTGCATGCCCGACCGGATTACAGTGATTGTGTCCACTGCCACAACGACCATCACGGCAGAGATTTCGAAATGGTATTCTGGAAAGAGGGACAGGATAATTTTGACCATGATTTGACCGGTTACCGGCTGGAAGAAAAACATGCCGAACTGAAATGCCGGGACTGCCATAAACCCGCCAATATCGCCGATCCGCAGCCGTTGCTCAATCAGGATAAAAATCTCGAACGCACATTCTTGGGATTGCAGCAAGCCTGTTTAACCTGCCATGCGGATGAGCATCGCGGGCAATTGGCGGAAGATTGTCTGAAATGTCACACCTACAGCGGTTGGAAACCTGCCAACCGTTTTGATCACGACAAAGCCAAATTCCGGCTGACCGGATTGCACCGGGATGTAAAATGTGTCGATTGCCACAAAGAAGAGCGTGATAATCGCACAGCGGACGACCCGACATTTGCCCGGTTTACGGGCATCGCATTTCAGAATTGCACAAACTGCCACGAAGATGTGCACCGGGGACAATTCGGACAAAATTGCCAAAAATGCCACAGCACTGCCGGCTGGAAAAAGCTGCTTGCCAATGCGGATTTCAATCATAATTTAACGCGATATCCATTGCGCGGCAAACACGCCACAGTTGCCTGCGAAAGCTGCCACAAACCCGGCATTCCGCGTCGCGGATTGGCATTTGCCAAATGCACCGATTGTCACACAGATTTTCACCTCGGGCAATTTGCGGCACGTCCCGGCGGCATCGCCTGCGAAAATTGTCACACTGTCAAAGGGTTTTCTCCCGCGAACTTTACGTTCGACGATCACGCCAAAACGGATTATCCGTTGGAAGGCGCGCACCTTGCCATTCCCTGCATCGCCTGTCACGCGGGCACGCCAAACGGGCGTGGCAGTTCGCGATCAATGTTGCGGATCAACCGGTTTACCTTTGTGTCCACCAAATGCATCGATTGCCACAAAGACCCGCATTTCGGCGAAACCAAACGCTTTGTGGATATCAACGGCTGCGAAAGCTGCCATCGCGTGGATAGCTGGCGGAGCATCGAATTCGATCACAGCCAAACCGATTTTGCACTGCTCGGCAAACATAACAGCACTGGCTGCATTCAATGCCACGTTCCGGCTGCGGAAACATCCGGCGGCAAAAGGATTCCGTTCCAGAATATGGCGCAGAATTGCCAACACTGTCACGCGGACAAACACAACGGTCAGTTTGTTACCACATTTGTTTCCGCCGGAAAAGAAATTCGAGGTACTGATTGCGCCCGGTGTCACGGCGAAGAAAATTGGCAACCGGTGAAATTTGATCATAATCGCGATTCCAAATTTTCGCTCGAAGGCGCACACGAAAAAGTTGCCTGCGAAGCATGTCACATGACTGTTGCGGAAGCGGACGTCACTTTCCGGCAATTTAAACCACTCGGCAGCGAGTGTTCGGATTGCCACGGCGGGTGAGAGTTGTGGACGCCGGGGACACCCGCATTCGCAGAGGCAGCAGTAAAGCTTTTTTGTCATTCCTGCGAATGCAGGAATCTCCCGGTTATTTCTTCGGGTATCATTTTATTTTTTTTCATAAGTTTTAATAAACTACTGTAAATAAACAAAATAGCACATAAAACAGAAGTGCCGAATGAACAAATGGATTAACATCATCGCTGTGGTTTTGGGGTTGGCGCAAATGGTTTTTGGGCAAGAAAATGTGCAGAATCCGCAGAGCAATGTGCAGAATCCGCACGGCAAAATAAAATGGGAATGTGTGGATTGCCACACTACCGAATCGTGGACGGAAATGAAAGACCCGATGGTTTTCCGCCACGAAGCAACCGGTTTTGCGCTGGTTGGCGCACACAAAATTACCCAATGCATGAGTTGCCACGAAAGCCCGAAATTTGCCGAAGTCGGTGCTGCCTGCGCCGATTGCCACACCGATGTGCACCAGGGTGAATTTGGCATCAATTGCCAGAGCTGCCACACTGCGCAAACCTGGGAAAACCGGATCGACGTTCGGCAATTGCACGCGGCTCGCGGTTTTCCGCTATCCGGTGGACATGCAGTTGCGGATTGCCAAAGCTGCCACATCAGCGAACAGCGCAACGAATTTGCCGGTACCGCAAGCGCCTGTTTTTCCTGCCACATCGCGGAATTTAACGAAACGGTCGATCCAGATCACCAGCAAGCTGGATTTTCGCTGAACTGCGAAAATTGCCACCAACCCGCGGCAATCGCCTGGAATCAGAATGTGCGATTTGATCACTCGATTTTTGAATTACGCGGCGCCCACAAAACCACCGAATGCGCGGCATGTCACACCGAACAATTTACCGGAACGCCACGCGAATGTTTCGCCTGTCACGAAGCGGATTTCCAGACAGCACAATTGCCCGATCACATTTCGCTCGGTTTCCCAACCGAATGCGCTGAATGCCACAACGAAACGCGTTGGCAAGGCGCTGCATTCGATCATATTTCCGCCAGTGGATTTCCTCTGAACGGTGCGCACAGCACGATTTTCTGCGCCGAATGCCATGTGGACAATCAGATGACCGGATTGCCGCGTGATTGCTTCGGTTGCCACAACGATGATTATCAGGAAACCACCGATCCCAACCACGTTCTCGGAAATTTCCCGCAGGATTGTTTGGTTTGCCATAACGAATTAACCTTTGTTCCGGCAGATTTCGATCACAATTTGACCCAGTTTCCGCTTACCGGCGCACATGCGACGCTTCAGTGCGAAAGCTGCCACGAAACCGGCGATTTCACCGCGTTGCCAACGGAGTGCTATTCTTGCCATCAACCGGATTTTGAGGGCACAACCGATCCGGGGCATGTGCAAAATAACTTCAGTTTCGATTGTACGCTTTGTCACAGCACTTCCGCATGGGAACCGGCGACGTTTGACCATAACGCCACCGATTTCCCGCTGACCGGTGCGCACATCGGGCTGGATTGTTTGAGCTGCCACAGTTCCGGGTATGCCGGAACCCCAACCGCCTGCGTTTCCTGTCACGAAGATGATTTTCAGGCGACGACGGATCCCAACCACATCGCTGCTGCATTTCCGCTGGAATGCGAAGTTTGCCACAGCACGGTAGCGTGGGAGCCCGCAATATTTGATCACGATAACACAGATTTTCCGTTGACCGGTGCGCACACCGGTGTGGATTGCAACAGTTGTCACGCCAGCGGATACACCGGCACGCCGACAGCATGTGTCAGTTGCCATCAATCCGATTTTGACAACACAACCGATCCCAACCACATTGCGGCAAACTTTCCGGTTCAGTGCGAAGTTTGCCATAGCACCACCGCATGGGAGCCGGCAAACTGGAATCACGATCAGCTGTATTTCCCGATTTACTCCGGCGAGCACCGCAACGAGTGGGATACCTGCGCGGATTGTCACCTCGACCAGACCAATTTTGCCACTTTCGAATGCATTTTCTGTCACGAGCACCGCCAATCGGAAATGGATGACGAGCACAACGACGTGAACAACTACGTTTACGAAAGCACCGCTTGCTACAATTGCCACCCGGACGGCCGGGAATTGATGCAATTGGATCGGATGCGTAATTAGTTTTCAAAGCAAAAAACAAGTTGAAAGATATTCAAGAAATAACGCCACGGAGACACAGAGTGCACAGAGCATTGAAAATAAATAACTTAAAAAGCCCTCTGTTTTCTCTGTGTCTGTGGTTTCGCAAAATTTTTTAACGTTTACTCAGAAATAAAATTTTTACCCAAAGCAAGGTTTGCAAAATGAAACAGATGTTGAAAATCGCAATTGCGCTATGGCTCGCATTCACGTTGTTTGGCGTGTCGGCGCAGGAAAAAACCACCCGGTACGAGGTTCGCTATGTTTCTGCGGAAAATGTATATCTTGCGGCGGGCAGCCAGGTTGGGCTGGCGATTGGCGATACGCTGGAAATCCGCGATCGCGGTAAAATGATTGCCCGGGTGCTGGTCACTTACGTTGCGGAACAATCGTCGAGCTGTCAGATTTTGACCGCCACAGGCGAAATCCGTCCGGGAATGGGCGCGGTTTTGACTGGCGCAGCGCCGCAAACCGAACCCGGTTTACCCGGTGAAACGGAATCCGGCGACGTATCGAACGAAACAAAAAAGCGCACCGTCACTGTCCGGACAAAACAAAAATCCCAAAAATCCACCGATCTCAGCGGCAGCATTTCGCTGCGCTATTACACGCTGAACGATCTCACCGAACGCAATCTCGATTTTAAACAGCCCACATTTCGGATCAATTTGCGGGCAAAACGGTTGTGGGGAAAAGATTACACACTGCGCATCCACACCCGCACCCGCCACGATGAGCGCACCCGTGCCTATCGCGAAGACGTGCCCAAAAGCGAATGGCGCAACCGGATTTACCAGTTTGCACTCGGTTACGAAAACCGCGATGCCCGGGTAAATTTCCGGCTCGGGCGCATCACCACCAACCGGCTGAGCGGCGTTGGCTACATCGACGGATTGCAGTTGCAATTCAACCTTTCGCCATCGGTTGATGTGGGAATTTTGGGCGGCACGCAGCCGAACTGGCGCGATTCTGCACCGCAAACGAATGTTCAAAAAGCTGGTGCATTTCTTCATTTTCAAAACGGCGAGATGCGCGGTCGCTTTTTCGAAACGACCGTTGCCGCCGCCGGCGCGTATGCGGATGGCGTGGTCAGCCGGGAGTTTTTGTACTGGCGTAGCAATTTTCGTTCGCCGGGCGGATTCAGCTTTTTCCACATGCTGGAAATGGACATGAATCGCAATTGGCGAAAAGAAAAAACCGGCAAAAGCGCGGTGCTCTCCAATCTTTATCTGTCCGCGCGGCAGCGTATTTCCGATGCGGTTACTGCCGGCGTTACTTTCGATAACCGGCAAAATTACTGGACTTACGAAATTCGCACATTGGCAGACAGTCTGTTCGACGATGCGCTCCGAACCGGATTTCGCGGCAATCTTTCCGTTAAATTGCCCGGCAGGATTTACGTTTTCGCCAACGGCGGTTTGCGCAAAATTGAACGGGATAATGTTACCACAACCTCGTACGCTATCGGCTTGAATCGCAGCGGATTGCCCGGCAACACATCGCTGCGGCTGAACGGCTCCGGTTTTTCGAACAAGAATACCAACGGCACGAATATCGGCGGCGATATCGGCAAAAGCTTCTCCGCCGGTCACCGGATCGATATCGGTTATTCGCGCTACGCCTATTCGTTCGATTGGGACGGCATCAATCGCGTGACCGATACGTACAGCGCGCAAGCCTATTTGATGCTGCCGGCACGGCTGTTTTTCAGCGGGCTGTATCAATACGATCTGGGCGATGATATCGAAGGTTTCCGAATGTATCTGGAATTCGGGTATCGTTTTTAACCCGAATTTACGTAAATTGCTGAAAATTATGGAAACAGCATCTTCTCTACGAAGAACCGCATGAGGGGATATTTATTATAGATTTGATACTAATCGCGCAAAATGACGGCTCATAAATTTTGTGCAAAGGCGTGATGGGAAGATAAACATGCGTTGGGCAGCGGTTATTCTGATTGTTGTCGTTTGGGTTAGCAATGGTTTTTCGCAAAATAATTCAAACAATCCCCACGGGAAAATCAAATGGGATTGCATCAATTGCCACACAACGGATTCGTGGACAACGTTGAAAAAGCAAATGGATTTTGATCACGATGACACCCGGTTTTCGCTGGAAGGAGTGCATCAAACCACCGATTGTATGAGCTGCCACACCCTCAAATTTGCCGATGCAACCCGCGCTTGCCTCGATTGTCACACAGATGCACACGAAGGCAATTTGGGCATGTATTGCCAGAATTGCCATACACCGCAAAGCTGGAACGATCCCCAAAATATGTTGCAAATTCACGCTGAACGGGGATTTCCGTTGTCCGGTGCACATGCGATTTCCGATTGTCAGTCCTGCCACACAACCGAGCTGTTCAACGAGTTTTCCGGCACCGCGAACAGCTGTTTCACCTGCCACATGGACGATTTTACCCAAACCGAAAATCCAGATCACCAAAGCGCCGCATTTTCGATGCAGTGCGAAACCTGCCATCTTCCCGCTGCCATCAATTGGCAGCAGAGCGTGCGATACGAACATCCGCCGCAATTTGCTATCAACGGTGCGCACCGCTCGCTGGACTGCGCCGAATGCCACAGCGAAACCTTTGCCGGAACGCCGGATATGTGTTTCGATTGCCATTCAGAAGCGTTCCGCAGCGTAGAAATGCCTGACCACGCGGCGATGGGTTTCCCGACTGAATGCGCAGTTT of Calditrichia bacterium contains these proteins:
- a CDS encoding T9SS type A sorting domain-containing protein is translated as MKQSLTGNIFRMFSIFCCISLPMVAQVWTIQNSGVSDQLKSVHFVSNSEGWVCGDNGALLHTVNAGETWSRVAVFSSDLHEVAFLDAQTGIVSGDDGAILRTTDGGANWSIVNSGTSSQLRGCGWGADGIAWAAGRDGVLLKSTDFGATWTLQQSGTTNRIRSIVGYGSTHAWAVGNDGLIRSTANGNSWAAQNSPVSDNLEDVQFINTNVGFVSGSGTVLFTDNGGATWAVRGSGVSGETNGLYFTDESNGWVVNEMGQIFHTTNGGVTWATETTGTSGILNDVFVAANGAGWAVGDNGVILKHAPLTGIDDEPETAVRENKLAQNYPNPFNPATTIAFNLASYQKVQLTVYNIAGQQVAELINQPLIAGAHSVTFSGENLPSGVYFYELRAGSFNEIKKMMLVK
- a CDS encoding 3-hydroxyacyl-CoA dehydrogenase family protein, with amino-acid sequence MDLTKQMQRVAVVGAGGKMGSGISLLLAQEMTLQSLQSEHVGTNFQLALMDISADALDGLQQYLAKQTNKFAQKNSELLTEYFPGDDATSIAEKFVAKMQSLLRPVTDLSEISNQQIIFEAVLEKLDLKVNIFNQLKQSNPDAYFMSNTSSIPIHELDAIVGMGGRIIGFHFYNPPAIQKLVELIIPEKVDPKLPELSKAIGKKLRKIIVPSNDIAGFIGNGHFMRDGLHGIHEAEHLMKEGMSFPQAIYTVNRISQDFLLRPMGIFQLIDYVGLDIFQSILKIMNPHFPKETLHSRLIDGLVAAGVKGGQFSDGSQKDGFLKYEGGKVVGVYDNAQQKYLSIHEGRWQEVIDSQIGELPESHEPWKTLLKDVDRDGKLQRYFSDLSESRTLGAKLAINYLKHSKSIGEHLVSCGVADSADDVNSVLMNGFFHLYGPVNSFV
- a CDS encoding cytochrome C, with amino-acid sequence MWNVFAATFAIAQLSPGDLHQSHAKLEGLSNCTKCHSSGAQIDLGKCLDCHKLLKQRIDSNKGLHARPDYSDCVHCHNDHHGRDFEMVFWKEGQDNFDHDLTGYRLEEKHAELKCRDCHKPANIADPQPLLNQDKNLERTFLGLQQACLTCHADEHRGQLAEDCLKCHTYSGWKPANRFDHDKAKFRLTGLHRDVKCVDCHKEERDNRTADDPTFARFTGIAFQNCTNCHEDVHRGQFGQNCQKCHSTAGWKKLLANADFNHNLTRYPLRGKHATVACESCHKPGIPRRGLAFAKCTDCHTDFHLGQFAARPGGIACENCHTVKGFSPANFTFDDHAKTDYPLEGAHLAIPCIACHAGTPNGRGSSRSMLRINRFTFVSTKCIDCHKDPHFGETKRFVDINGCESCHRVDSWRSIEFDHSQTDFALLGKHNSTGCIQCHVPAAETSGGKRIPFQNMAQNCQHCHADKHNGQFVTTFVSAGKEIRGTDCARCHGEENWQPVKFDHNRDSKFSLEGAHEKVACEACHMTVAEADVTFRQFKPLGSECSDCHGG